The Atribacterota bacterium DNA segment TCTGCAGATTGACGTCATCGACCTGTACCAGATTCACTGGCCTAATCCCGACGAAGACATCGAAGAAGGGTGGGGCGAAATGAGCCGTCTCGTGGAGGAGGGTAAGGTCCGCTACATCGGTGTTTCCAATTTTAGCGTTTCCCAGATGGAACGGATTCAGAAAATCCATCCCATCGCCTCCCTGCAGCCACCCTACAGCATGTTGAAGAGAGGAGTGGAAGCGGAAATCCTTCCCTACTGTGCGAAGAATAGTATCGGGGTTATCGTCTATAGTCCCATGCAGAAGGGCTTACTCACCGGAGCCATTACCCGGGAACGAGTGGCTCAGTTTGCCCCGGATGACCACCGCCGAAATGACCCACAGTTCCAGGAACCAGAGTTGAGCATCAACATGGAACTGGTGGAGAAGTTACGGGCGATTGCTCGTCGCTATGGTCGAACCCCGGCACAACTTGCGGTGGCCTGGGTATTGCGCCGACCGGAGGTGACCTCGGCGATTGTGGGTATTCGGCGTCCCTCCCAGATTGAGGAAATTGTTCCTGCGGCTGATTTCGAAATTTCTCCGGAAGACTTGGAGCGAATTGAGCAACTCCTTGAAGAGCGGGAAGCCAAACTCAAGAAGTGAAACTTTGTGGTTTTCTCGTTGACGAGTGAACCTGGTTTGCATATAATAGGGATACTCGTTGTTCATGGGGCTGTGGCGCAGTTGGGAGCGCGTCTCCTTGGCGTGGAGAAGGCCACGGGTTCAAATCCCGTCAGCTCCACCAGACCGTATGCCCGCCCAGAAGAGGCGGGCTTTTTTCATATAGGGGGCTTGAGGTGTGACACAGGTATATGACTTTGACCGCATTGAACAGAAATGGCAAACCCGCTGGGCCGAGGCAAAGGTTTTTGCTTCAGAAAAGGTGGAGGGAAAGAAAAAGTACTACGTTTTAGAGATGTTTCCTTATCCCTCTGGTGATCCCCACATGGGCCATGTAAAGAATTACGTCATCGGGGATGTGGTGGCCCGTTACTTTATCCGTCGGGGATATAACGTCCTTCACCCCATGGGTTTTGATGCTTTTGGATTGCCAGCAGAAAATGCAGCCATTCAGCATGGGATTCATCCAGCCATCTGGACCCATGAAAAAATCGAACGCATGCGGGAAGTATTAAAGCGTCTGGGTATCAGCTACGACTGGCGACGGGAAGTGATCACCTGTGAGCCGGAATATTACCGTTTCACTCAGTGGTTTTTCCTCAAGCTCTATAAAAATGGTCTCGCGTACAAGAAAGAAGGACCGGTAAACTGGTGCCCTTCTTGTAGTACAGTGCTGGCAAACGAGCAAGTGGTTGAAGGTGCTTGTGAGCGCTGTGGAACTCCGGTGGTGCGCAAAAAACTGGCTCAGTGGTACTTCCGCATCACCCAGTATGCTGAAAGTCTTCTTGAAGATATGAAGTTCCTGGGGAACTGGCCAGAACGAGTCCTCACCATGCAGCGCAACTGGATTGGCCGGAGTGTCGGAGCCTATATTGACTTTCTTGTACCGGAACTCAATGAAAAAGTCACGGTTTTTACCACCCGTCCAGACACCATTTATGGAGTGACTTTCTTTGTCTTGGCACCAGAGCATCCGCTGGTGGACCGGCTGGTTCAGGGTACTCCTTATGAAGACCACGTGCGGGAATTCCGGGAGCGCATCGCCCGCAAAAGTGAAGTGGA contains these protein-coding regions:
- a CDS encoding aldo/keto reductase, whose protein sequence is MKKRKLGWTDLEFTVIGFGSWAMGGSGWKFSWGPQDDQESIEAIHRAIDLGVNWIDTAAVYGLGHSEEVVGKAVKGLSPRPFIATKCGLVWDETRSIYGSLKRESIRREVEASLRRLQIDVIDLYQIHWPNPDEDIEEGWGEMSRLVEEGKVRYIGVSNFSVSQMERIQKIHPIASLQPPYSMLKRGVEAEILPYCAKNSIGVIVYSPMQKGLLTGAITRERVAQFAPDDHRRNDPQFQEPELSINMELVEKLRAIARRYGRTPAQLAVAWVLRRPEVTSAIVGIRRPSQIEEIVPAADFEISPEDLERIEQLLEEREAKLKK